TGGCGGCCATGGTGACCACGTCCAGGTCCGGGACCACCGACTGGGCGTCGGGCCCCTGATGGCTGGGGATTCGGCCCTCGGGGACGATGGTGTTCATGATCCCCGAGTGGTCCGATTCCCACGGATCGGTGGCCCGGCGGATGAGCACCCCCCGGGCCTTGGACAGCAGTCCGACGTCCTTCAGCGCGGTAAGGGCCCGGACGGTGGCGGTGGTATTGCAGGACACCACCCGGGTGCTGTCCCGGCCCAGGGCGGTGGCGTAGTTGGCGTGGGCGACGAAGGAGTGGCCGGTGAGATCGTGCTTCTCCCCGCCCTGGAACACGGATTTGACCCCGTGGGCACGGTAGAGCTCCAGGTTGCCGGCGCCCACCTGGGCCGGGGTGCAGTCCACCACGACGTCAACGTTCTCGAGCAGGTCGTGCAGGCCTCCGACGACGGGAAGGCCGGCATCCGCCATCACCGGTAGGGCCTGCTCGGTAGAGGCGTAGACGGGGATACCCTTCCCGGCCGCAGTCGCGATCCGGTAGTCAGCGATGACGTCACTGACTCCGACCAGCGCCATGTCCTCCTGGGCCCGGACCGCGTCGGCGACGCGTTTGCC
This sequence is a window from Micrococcus porci. Protein-coding genes within it:
- a CDS encoding type II glyceraldehyde-3-phosphate dehydrogenase, giving the protein MQDKIKVAVNGYGVIGKRVADAVRAQEDMALVGVSDVIADYRIATAAGKGIPVYASTEQALPVMADAGLPVVGGLHDLLENVDVVVDCTPAQVGAGNLELYRAHGVKSVFQGGEKHDLTGHSFVAHANYATALGRDSTRVVSCNTTATVRALTALKDVGLLSKARGVLIRRATDPWESDHSGIMNTIVPEGRIPSHQGPDAQSVVPDLDVVTMAAKGAHTQNHLHNWTIELTRPAEKQEVLEAFRAMPRIAFVRRSDGVVAVNSTVELMEDLGRPRGDMYEVVLWEDILTVDGNELYYTYTVDNQAIVVPENIDAIRALTGTVDDGGESIRRTDRALGVRQDFVRSSVAAR